One Mycobacterium paraseoulense genomic window, CGCACTCAAGATCGCGCCGGCGTTGCTGGCCGGCTGCCCGGTGGTACTCAAGCCGTCGCTGGAGGCCCCCCTGTCGCTGTTCGTGCTCGCTGAAACCGCCGAACAAGCGGGAATCCCGCGGGGCATCCTCAACGTCGTCCCCGCCGACGACTCCGTCAGCGCACATCTGGTGGCTCACCCGGAAATCGACAAGGTCAGCTTCACCGGATCGACGGCAGTGGGCCGCCGGATAGCGGAGGCCTGCGGCCGCGACCTGCGCCGCCTCACCCTGGAACTCGGCGGCAAGTCCGCCGCCATCGTCACCGACGATGCCGAAATCTCCGAGGCGCTGATCGACGCGCTAGTGCTCGGCGCGATGGCCGGTAGCGGCCAAGTATGTACGTCGTTGTCCCGCATACTGATTCCCGGCACACGGTATGACGAAATGGTCCGCGCGCTCGCCGACCGTGTCCGGTCCCTTCGCGTCGGAGATCCGGCGGATCGCGCCACCGAAATCGGCCCCGTCATCTCGGCACAGGCACTGCAACGGATCGAAGCCACCGTCGAGCAGGGCGCAAAGACCGCCCGACTCGTCGCCGGCGGACGCCGACCGGCGGACCTGACCACCGGCCACTACTTCGAGCCGACGTTGTTCGCCGACGTCGACACCACGTCCGCGCTGGCCCGTAACGAGATCTTCGGCCCGGTGGCGCTTGCTATCGAATACTCCGACGACGACGAGGCCGTCCGGATCGCCAATGACACGCCCTACGGTTTGGCGGCCAGCGTATGGACCTCCGACCCGACCCGCGCCGAACGCCTCGCTGCCCGGCTACGAGCCGGTTCAGTCGCCGTAA contains:
- a CDS encoding aldehyde dehydrogenase, with product MRTYDRLFIDGQWLKPHTDTHVEVHSPATELPIGQVPLAAVADVDRAVRAARAAHESREWLDLGPAERGERLARLAKALKARGDELAELISDEVGSPRAWAANAQVGSAIGVLRVHQRLATTYPWRETRPALTGGTVLVRREPVGVVAAVVPWNAPLFTTALKIAPALLAGCPVVLKPSLEAPLSLFVLAETAEQAGIPRGILNVVPADDSVSAHLVAHPEIDKVSFTGSTAVGRRIAEACGRDLRRLTLELGGKSAAIVTDDAEISEALIDALVLGAMAGSGQVCTSLSRILIPGTRYDEMVRALADRVRSLRVGDPADRATEIGPVISAQALQRIEATVEQGAKTARLVAGGRRPADLTTGHYFEPTLFADVDTTSALARNEIFGPVALAIEYSDDDEAVRIANDTPYGLAASVWTSDPTRAERLAARLRAGSVAVNSSAPIDLGSPFGGFKESGIGREGGPEGVTGFIEYQSILLGGTDE